Within the Butyrivibrio sp. AE3004 genome, the region GAACATTTATTTCAAATCCTGAAGGTCTTCCCAATAAAGATGGATCATCAGAGAGAGAATACTGTGTTTTAGCCATACAAACAGGAAGCTTTCCATATCCCATGTCTACTATTTTCTGTAATTGTTTTTTTGCTGCAGGAGCATATATTACGCCATCTGCTCCGTATATTTCTCTTGCAATTGTTTCTATTTTCTCTTCAGGAGTAAGCTCATCTTTATAAATAGGAGAATAATTTGAAGGCTTATTTTCAAGTGTATTCAAAACGGCTTTAGCCAACGCTTCTCCACCTTTACCACCATGCTCCCAAACTTCTGAAATAGCAAAATCGCAGTTTCTTTCTTCACAGAACTGTTTAACAAAAGATATTTCAGCATCTGTATCCGTAAGGAAACTGTTAAGTGTAACAACTACAGGAACATTGTACTTCTGGAGATTCTCTATATGCTTTTCAAGATTAACAATACCTTTTTTCAAAGCTTCGAGATTTTCTTCAGAAAGCTTATCCTTAGGGATTCCACCATTATATTTTAATGCTCTTATGGTAGCGACCAAAACTACAGCATCAGGTTTAAGACCATGCATTCTGCATTTAATATCAAGGAACTTTTCTGCACCAAGATCTGCTCCAAATCCTGCTTCGGTAATTGTAATCTCTGACATGCGAAGTGCTGCTTCTGTAGCTCTTATTGAATTACAGCCGTGTGCAATATTCGCAAAAGGACCTCCATGAACTATAGCAGGTGTATGCTCAAGAGTTTGAACCAGATTAGGTTTCATTGCATCCTTAAGAAGTGCTGCCATTGCACCTACTGCCTTAAGGTCACCTGCAGTTACAGGTTCGCCTGCATAATTATATGCAACCACAATTCTTGAAATACGCTCTTTTAGATCATTCATATCTTTTGCAAGACATAAAATAGCCATAACCTCTGTAGCTACGGTTATTACAAAGTGATCCTCTCTTACAACGCCGTCCATCTTATTTCCCAGGCCTACAACAATGTTTCTGAGAACCCTGTCATTCATATCTTCACATCTTTTAAAGATAATCTGTCTGGTGTCGATCTGAAGTTCATTACCTTGCTGAATATGATTATCAAGCAATGCCGCTAACAGATTATTGGCAGAAGTAATGGCATGAAAGTCACCTGTAAAATGAAGATTCATGTCATCCATAGGAACAACCTGTGCGTATCCACCACCGGTAGCTCCACCTTTAATACCAAAGCAAGGCCCTAAAGAAGGCTCACGAAGTGCAATCACAGCCTTCTTTCCAAGTCTTGATAATGCATCTCCGAGTCCTACGCTTGTAGTTGTTTTGCCCTCTCCTGCGGGAGTAGGATTTATAGCAGTTACAAGAACAAGCTTTCCCTGCTTATTTGCCTGAATTTTCTTTAGATATTCTTCTGACAGCTTAGCTTTATATTTACCGTATAGTTCAAGGTCATCTTCATCAATGCCAATATTTTCGGCTACTTTCCTGATTGACCAAAGCTCTGCCTCTCTTGCTATCTCAATATCTGATTTTACTGCCATAATCTTCTCCTCTCATCAAAAAACAACTATTTTAAGCGGTTCGCATTCTCGTACAATACCGAAATTGCATAATCAAAAAACCAAAAGTCTTATGATGCGTTATCTATCATTTGTTCAAATTCTTCTTTACTCATCAGAATACGTCTGGGTTTTGTTCCTTCCTCAGGTCCTACTACTCCGGCGTCACTTAACTGATCCATTATCCTGGCAGCTCTGTTAAAACCAATTTTATATAGTCTTTGAAGCATACCTATAGACGCCTTTTCTTTTTCAATAATTGCAGCACCTGCCTGTGCAAACAACGGATCAAGATCTGATGCGGAATCAGAAGGTTCTCCGGAGCCGGAAGACTGTGACGACTTTGATGTCACTTCCATATTGGAAATTTCATCCGAAACATTTCCTCCATAATTTGTTTCTACGCCCTGTGTCTTCACAAAATCAGATACATTTGACACTTCATCATCAGACACAAAACATCCCTGAACTCTGGCAGGCTTATTATATCCTCTCGGGAAGAATAACATATCACCCTTACCAATCAGTTTTTCAGCTCCATAGCTGTCAAGTATAGTTCTTGAATCCACACCGCTTGATACAGCAAAGGCAATTCTGCTTGGTATATTTGCTTTAATAAGACCTGTAATTACATCTACTGAAGGCCTCTGTGTTGCTATGATCAGATAGATTCCGGCTGCACGTGCAAGCTGTGTCAGTCTGACGATGGAATCCTCGACTTCATTCTTAAACTGCATCATAAGATCAGCAAGCTCGTCGACAATAACTACTATCTCCGGCATTTTCTCCATATCCGGATCATTTGAATTTTCACAAAGAGCATTGTATCCCTTAAGATCACGGACCTTAGCATTGGCAAACTTCTTATATCTTGTCGTCATCTCAGAAACTGCCCAGTTAAGAGCAGCAGCAGCCTTCTTAGGATCTGTGACAACCGGAATGAGAAGATGCGGAATACCATTATAAACCGAAAGTTCAACAATTTTGGGATCTATCATTATAAGTCTGACATCTTCAGGTGACGCCTTATAAATTATACTCATTATAATAGTATTAATACATACAGACTTACCTGAACCCGTTGCACCTGCTATTAAAAGGTGAGGCATTTTAGCAATATCCGTAATAACAATTTTTCCGGCAATGTCTTTACCGATTGCTACAGAAAGATTCGATTTGGACTTTTGGAATTCCTCACTTTCTATAAGATCCCTTAATGCAACTGTTGAATTCTCTTTATTTGGCACCTCGATACCGACTGCTGATTTACCCGGTATTGGGGCTTCTATTCTTATATCAGTAGCTGCAAGATGCATTTTAATATCATCTGCCAGGTCAACAATTTTTCTCACCTTAACGCCTGCTTCAGGCTGTAATTCATATCTTGTAACAGAAGGTCCCTGACTAATATCAGTGACAGTTGCATTTACATGGAACATAGAAAGTGTATCCTGTAACGTCATAGCTGTTTCTTTTAGGTATTTTGCAGAATCTCCTTTACCCTTCTGTCCTTTCTTCAAAAGGTTGAAAGGAGGAAAAACATATTCCATCACAGGCTTTTTTGTTATTTCCTTTTCATGCTCCTGTCTCTTTATCGCAGCCTCTTTATTCTTTGTGCTTGTAATATAATCAGTACTGTGAACAGCATATTCTCCGTTATAATCAGGAGCAAGGTTTTCAGAATGAATAGGTATATCGTTTAAATTATCTGTTTCTTTTTCTTCCCTGAGTCTTGCAACAGGCTTATGCTTTCTCACAGCATTCAATGCTTCTAATGCGGCACTGTCGTCATAATCATCGTCATCATCTTCACGATGCTCTTCAGCCATGGAAGTTTCATCCGCATAGTTTTCTTTAATATCCGTAATTTTTTCTTTTATATCTGTGATTCTATCATTTTCATCACTTGTGATATCATTTTCAATAAACCTGTCACTGATATCTATCACGTGATGTTCGTTTTCCGCATCCTGTTTAAGGGCAGTTTTCATAACATATTGTCCATCAGGCTGTGCTTCAGTGGCAAGTCCGGGTCTGAACTTTATCTCATGTATATCATCATGGATTTCCTCATCAGGAATAAAAATCGGAGATTGTTCTTCTTCCTCATAAACAGCATCATCTATCCCGTGAATTCTGAATTCCTGCTGTGGCTCGGGTTCAGGCTCGAATATCTCTTCTTTATCTTCGTACTCATCATAATCATCATCCGCATCAAGAAGCGTATTCATGCTGACTCCTGAAACCTTCTTGTCCATCCTGAGTATTTTCGCATCTTCCTTCTGCTCCAGTAGAAGCTGTTCTTCTTCCTCAAGCCTCATTCTTTCTTCTTCGCGGAGTCTCATTCGTTCATCCATGCGCTCTCTGTAATTATTTGCGCTCTGTCTTGTTCTCTCGATCATATGTCTTCCGCCATGCTTTACACCATCAAGCATAGTTTTCTGAGTAAAAACAGAAACACCTATAAAACCGGCAACAAGCATCAGTATAAGCGTTCCTGCCAATGACAGATTATGATATGCCATATATGTTATGCTTCCGCCTATAAAGCCACCCCCATTATGAGCATTTGCGGCACCATTATAGATTTCGGCAGCACTATATGATGTCATTCCTTGTGTTCTACCTGTAAACAGTTCAAAGAACATCGACAATACAAGGAGTATCAGATATCCCGATAATATTTTTCTTAAGGCAGCAGGACTCGGTCCATTTGAAATTAAAAGTGCCCCCGTAGTAAAGATAATAATCGGCAAAATATATGCGATCATACCGAAAATGCCAAACATAACATTGCTGATCGCATTTCCGAAAATACCGCATATTCCGAAATTACATAAAAATAAAAAGACCGTTAGCGCTGCAAATATAATTAGAGCTATTTCGCTCTTAACTGCATAGTCAAGCGGTTCCGCATTATATCTTGACCTTGAGTTTTTTCTTGCTGCTGTTGATCTTTTTCTCGCGTTTGTTTTTCTGCTCGTTGTTGAGCGTTTTCTTGAATTACTTGTAGCCATATTCACCCATTACTTTTTTCAAAACTTTTCCCAAGCATGTGCTATATAAAAAGGCACATACCATGAAATAGTATATCATTTTTACCCTCTTTGTGCTATACTTAACACACTCAATGATAACGTATTTCTATTTTTTGGAGGAAATTCACATATGGAATTCAGACAGGAACTCGAAACCGGATTACTTAAACCGATCGGTAATACAGAAAGCACTTTAAAAATTAAAGAAGTTGCTTCAAAATGTCGTCTTTTAAGAACTGAGAACGGTCTTAAGGTCGATCTTACTTATACAGGCCCTAACGCCAGCAAATATCTTCAGTATGTTGAGAAGCATCGTGAAGAGCTTACAAACTATCTTCTTCATCCTGATGATGCAGACCTTTACGAATGGATGGAAACCAGCCACCAGACCCCTATCACTCTTAAAAAGCATGAGAAAGAAAAGCTTATCCTTTATGTAAACTTTGATCCTGATACCATGAGACTTATGACAGGTATTGCTGATGAAAACATTACCATGAAACTCGGCACACCGCTTATGGATATTAACCTCAAAGAAATGACCAGGAATCAGTTCAAGCTTGCAATTTATGACATGCTTCTTCTTGCGGATGAGATTTCAATTGCCATGAACAATGTTGAGCTCAAGAAAATGGCTAATATTGAAATGGTTAAAACATATCTGGCAGAGATTTATGATCGTTTTCATGAAGGTCCGCTTGAATAAACAATTTTTACATTCAAAAAGGTTCGGATTTTTTATATCCGAACCTTTCTTCATACATTCAGGAAAAATTCCTGTGCAGTTATTCTCATTAATGTTTCATTATAGTACTCTTTTAGCATCGAGTTAAATAAATGTACATTTCTATGATGATATTTCATACCACAGTTCTCTATAACTCTTTTTGATTTTTCATTACCGTCAAAAAAGCCACACCATACAGCACTTAAACCTATTTCAACAAAGCTGTATCTTATAAGTTCAGATAGTGCCTCTGTAGCGTAACCATATCCCCAGTAGTCTCTTCCAAGCCAATACCCTATTTCTGCCTCATCCTCACGATTGATACCTCTTTTGGGAGAAGCTCCAATTCTGAGTCCTATACTTCCAACGACAATTTCCGTATTATCTCTCAGAGAAATAGCATACTCACCATCATCGGAAAGAATAGATCTGATAATTGCTTTGGAATAGTCAGAATCCCTATGAGGCATCCATCCGGCCCCTTTACCAATCACAGGATCACTTGCCATTTTGTATAAAATTTCAGCGTCTTGCTCCTTCCATTTTCGAAGAAGCAGACGCTCAGTTTTTATTGTATCAACCAAAATCAGTTGTTCTCCTTTGCAACGAACAGCGTTCCAACATGCTTTTTATTGATAATATCGTATAAATAGTCCGTGTTCTTACCATTGGTTATAAGAACATCTACACCTTTTGAGGTTGCAAGCTCAGCAGCCTGAAGCTTTGTTACCATTCCACCTGTTCCTCTGTTGGAACCGCTTCCTTCAGCAAGCTTATATATTGTTTCATCTATATGTTCAACCCTGCTGATAAGCTTGGCATCAGGATATTTTGAGGGATTTTTATCATAAAATCCTTCTATATCCGATAATATAATAAGCTTACATGCTCCGCAAAATACAGCAACTATTGCTGACAACATGTCATTATCCGAGAACAGCTTTTGATCTGATTCGATCTCCACATGGCTTACAGAGTCATTTTCGTTAACAATAGGAATTATGTGATTTTCCAAAAGCGCATCAAATGTATTTTTAAGGTTCTCTTTTCGAATAGGATTCTCAACATCATCATTATCAAGAAGTATCTGTCCTACAAGTCT harbors:
- a CDS encoding formate--tetrahydrofolate ligase → MAVKSDIEIAREAELWSIRKVAENIGIDEDDLELYGKYKAKLSEEYLKKIQANKQGKLVLVTAINPTPAGEGKTTTSVGLGDALSRLGKKAVIALREPSLGPCFGIKGGATGGGYAQVVPMDDMNLHFTGDFHAITSANNLLAALLDNHIQQGNELQIDTRQIIFKRCEDMNDRVLRNIVVGLGNKMDGVVREDHFVITVATEVMAILCLAKDMNDLKERISRIVVAYNYAGEPVTAGDLKAVGAMAALLKDAMKPNLVQTLEHTPAIVHGGPFANIAHGCNSIRATEAALRMSEITITEAGFGADLGAEKFLDIKCRMHGLKPDAVVLVATIRALKYNGGIPKDKLSEENLEALKKGIVNLEKHIENLQKYNVPVVVTLNSFLTDTDAEISFVKQFCEERNCDFAISEVWEHGGKGGEALAKAVLNTLENKPSNYSPIYKDELTPEEKIETIAREIYGADGVIYAPAAKKQLQKIVDMGYGKLPVCMAKTQYSLSDDPSLLGRPSGFEINVRDAYVSAGAGFIVALTGNIMTMPGLPKKPAAFEIDVDDNGNIVGLF
- a CDS encoding FtsK/SpoIIIE family DNA translocase — protein: MATSNSRKRSTTSRKTNARKRSTAARKNSRSRYNAEPLDYAVKSEIALIIFAALTVFLFLCNFGICGIFGNAISNVMFGIFGMIAYILPIIIFTTGALLISNGPSPAALRKILSGYLILLVLSMFFELFTGRTQGMTSYSAAEIYNGAANAHNGGGFIGGSITYMAYHNLSLAGTLILMLVAGFIGVSVFTQKTMLDGVKHGGRHMIERTRQSANNYRERMDERMRLREEERMRLEEEEQLLLEQKEDAKILRMDKKVSGVSMNTLLDADDDYDEYEDKEEIFEPEPEPQQEFRIHGIDDAVYEEEEQSPIFIPDEEIHDDIHEIKFRPGLATEAQPDGQYVMKTALKQDAENEHHVIDISDRFIENDITSDENDRITDIKEKITDIKENYADETSMAEEHREDDDDDYDDSAALEALNAVRKHKPVARLREEKETDNLNDIPIHSENLAPDYNGEYAVHSTDYITSTKNKEAAIKRQEHEKEITKKPVMEYVFPPFNLLKKGQKGKGDSAKYLKETAMTLQDTLSMFHVNATVTDISQGPSVTRYELQPEAGVKVRKIVDLADDIKMHLAATDIRIEAPIPGKSAVGIEVPNKENSTVALRDLIESEEFQKSKSNLSVAIGKDIAGKIVITDIAKMPHLLIAGATGSGKSVCINTIIMSIIYKASPEDVRLIMIDPKIVELSVYNGIPHLLIPVVTDPKKAAAALNWAVSEMTTRYKKFANAKVRDLKGYNALCENSNDPDMEKMPEIVVIVDELADLMMQFKNEVEDSIVRLTQLARAAGIYLIIATQRPSVDVITGLIKANIPSRIAFAVSSGVDSRTILDSYGAEKLIGKGDMLFFPRGYNKPARVQGCFVSDDEVSNVSDFVKTQGVETNYGGNVSDEISNMEVTSKSSQSSGSGEPSDSASDLDPLFAQAGAAIIEKEKASIGMLQRLYKIGFNRAARIMDQLSDAGVVGPEEGTKPRRILMSKEEFEQMIDNAS
- a CDS encoding GNAT family N-acetyltransferase, which produces MVDTIKTERLLLRKWKEQDAEILYKMASDPVIGKGAGWMPHRDSDYSKAIIRSILSDDGEYAISLRDNTEIVVGSIGLRIGASPKRGINREDEAEIGYWLGRDYWGYGYATEALSELIRYSFVEIGLSAVWCGFFDGNEKSKRVIENCGMKYHHRNVHLFNSMLKEYYNETLMRITAQEFFLNV
- the proB gene encoding glutamate 5-kinase, producing MSQKKIRKERIVVKVGTSTITNENGGINIHQIDLLCRALAGIENLGYDVVLVSSGAIAVGANKMRLSQKPKDLRLKQAAASVGQCELMHLYDKLFGEYGRLVGQILLDNDDVENPIRKENLKNTFDALLENHIIPIVNENDSVSHVEIESDQKLFSDNDMLSAIVAVFCGACKLIILSDIEGFYDKNPSKYPDAKLISRVEHIDETIYKLAEGSGSNRGTGGMVTKLQAAELATSKGVDVLITNGKNTDYLYDIINKKHVGTLFVAKENN